A genomic segment from Deltaproteobacteria bacterium encodes:
- a CDS encoding trypsin-like peptidase domain-containing protein: MPIYKKFIHFFIVPFILIGLLSYFFSGQEIQAQFVSKPPPPLKLSDPLPSNLFVELAKNINPTIVNISSSALIRGQRYRDPMMEMFEQFYGVRPQLRPNKPQKISLGTGFIIREDGLILTNNHVIQGADLVEVQLSEKSEKLYRAKIIGADARIDVALIKIDVPQKLIAASLGSSKDLEVGEWVAAFGNPFGHGHSVSKGIISSIGRDLEEINKVPLLQTDASINPGNSGGPLVNTKGYVIGVNQAIDARAQGIGFAIPIDEVKKIIPELESRGSIRKGYIGIQLGDLDPNAAEHVGLEEGSSGAVIVGVERGGPAAKAGFKAYDIVLNFNGKKIKNSTDLMDAVSDGQIGDKLKALVLRGGKKTNLTVQIAERPSDMKLTQKTMDPRSSEARKAPNNMGFVVTDLTDNLREQWNYPEEVVKPIILSVEVGSLAYLAGLKAGDLILDVNKTEVTTAKEVFDKLDKKSNTFRIARGNRIIVVTISE; this comes from the coding sequence ATGCCAATTTATAAAAAATTTATTCATTTTTTTATTGTTCCGTTCATATTGATAGGGCTTTTGTCTTATTTTTTTTCTGGACAAGAAATCCAAGCGCAATTTGTTTCCAAACCACCGCCCCCACTTAAACTCAGCGACCCTCTTCCCTCTAACTTGTTTGTTGAACTTGCTAAAAATATTAATCCAACCATTGTGAATATTTCTTCAAGTGCTTTGATCCGAGGCCAACGCTATCGCGATCCCATGATGGAAATGTTCGAGCAATTTTATGGTGTACGCCCTCAGCTACGTCCCAACAAGCCACAAAAAATTTCCCTTGGAACTGGATTTATCATCAGAGAAGATGGACTCATTTTAACCAATAATCATGTCATTCAAGGTGCCGATTTAGTTGAAGTTCAACTCTCTGAAAAATCTGAAAAACTTTATAGAGCAAAAATCATCGGAGCTGATGCTCGAATCGATGTAGCACTTATTAAGATTGATGTTCCTCAAAAATTAATAGCCGCCTCCCTAGGTAGCAGTAAAGATTTAGAAGTTGGAGAATGGGTAGCTGCTTTTGGAAATCCCTTTGGTCATGGGCATTCTGTGAGTAAAGGAATTATCTCTTCCATCGGCAGAGACCTTGAGGAGATTAACAAAGTTCCCCTCCTTCAAACCGATGCCAGCATTAACCCAGGCAACTCAGGTGGACCTTTAGTTAATACAAAAGGTTATGTTATCGGCGTCAATCAAGCTATTGATGCAAGAGCTCAAGGAATTGGTTTTGCCATACCTATCGACGAAGTTAAAAAAATTATTCCTGAGTTAGAATCCAGGGGTTCCATCAGAAAAGGCTATATTGGCATTCAATTGGGCGATCTGGACCCAAACGCAGCCGAACATGTAGGGCTCGAGGAAGGCTCTAGCGGAGCCGTGATCGTGGGAGTTGAAAGGGGCGGCCCCGCAGCTAAAGCCGGATTTAAGGCCTATGATATCGTTCTCAATTTTAATGGAAAAAAAATTAAAAACTCAACGGACTTGATGGATGCCGTGTCTGATGGTCAAATCGGCGATAAATTAAAAGCCCTCGTTTTAAGAGGCGGTAAAAAAACTAATTTAACCGTTCAAATTGCCGAACGACCCAGCGATATGAAGCTAACTCAAAAAACCATGGACCCAAGAAGCTCAGAAGCTAGGAAAGCTCCAAATAATATGGGATTTGTTGTTACGGATCTTACCGACAACCTTCGTGAACAATGGAACTATCCTGAGGAAGTTGTTAAACCTATCATTTTAAGCGTCGAGGTAGGTTCTTTAGCTTACCTTGCAGGTTTAAAAGCAGGAGATTTGATTTTAGATGTTAACAAAACAGAAGTTACAACAGCTAAAGAGGTTTTTGATAAATTAGATAAAAAATCAAATACTTTTCGTATAGCCCGAGGTAACCGTATCATCGTCGTAACTATTTCTGAATAG
- a CDS encoding DUF1844 domain-containing protein, translating to MENLSANFSTLIMSMASSAAMSLGLAPDPHTGKIHKDKNIAKFNIDLLIMLKEKTKNNLNEEENKLITSLVSDLQVHFLKM from the coding sequence ATGGAAAACCTAAGTGCTAACTTTTCAACTTTAATTATGTCAATGGCTTCCAGCGCTGCCATGTCCTTGGGACTAGCACCGGATCCTCACACTGGTAAAATTCATAAGGATAAAAATATTGCCAAATTTAATATTGATTTGCTGATCATGTTAAAAGAAAAAACCAAAAACAATCTCAATGAAGAAGAAAACAAATTAATCACAAGTCTTGTGAGTGACCTCCAAGTTCACTTTCTTAAAATGTAA
- a CDS encoding M48 family metalloprotease has protein sequence MFSITGSTKVWLFILLTSLSILIMGYHFAERLGLIFGFLISIAVNLLIFIYGDYKLQNNFISKELEGQDPYGANKILTSYVKQLHFPLPKLRIYDSESANAFTLGLFWNQPSIFLSKKLLNLLTQDELRCVILLSLNQIKRMDTFSFGVVSLLANTLIGFGHFLDHIFLFHLYFKKTHGPFTYFFNSLCWFLLKSIANPDTYFRTDKSSCETLGDKRKYCELLWKLNGYSQTIPQSIPHGTTHLFIIPPSQSNLLWFDKIQPSIPKRIIKLIGHSPL, from the coding sequence ATGTTTTCAATTACAGGTTCGACCAAAGTCTGGTTATTTATCCTTCTTACAAGTTTATCCATTTTAATAATGGGTTATCATTTTGCTGAACGCCTGGGACTTATCTTTGGATTTCTTATTTCCATTGCTGTTAACCTTTTAATTTTTATTTACGGAGACTACAAACTCCAAAACAATTTTATAAGCAAAGAGCTGGAAGGGCAAGACCCCTACGGCGCCAATAAAATTTTAACTTCTTATGTTAAACAACTTCATTTTCCTCTTCCCAAATTAAGAATTTATGACTCTGAATCAGCCAATGCCTTCACCCTGGGATTATTTTGGAACCAACCATCTATTTTCCTTTCAAAAAAACTTCTTAATCTCCTCACTCAAGATGAACTTCGTTGCGTGATTTTATTATCCTTAAACCAAATTAAAAGAATGGATACGTTCTCCTTTGGAGTGGTGAGCCTTCTTGCAAATACTCTTATAGGGTTTGGACATTTTTTGGATCATATTTTTTTATTTCATCTCTACTTTAAAAAAACTCACGGCCCCTTTACTTATTTTTTCAATTCTCTTTGCTGGTTTCTACTAAAATCCATAGCCAATCCAGACACTTATTTTAGAACTGATAAATCCAGCTGCGAGACCCTAGGAGACAAAAGAAAATACTGTGAACTTTTATGGAAACTGAATGGCTATTCTCAAACAATTCCCCAATCCATTCCCCACGGTACAACCCATTTATTTATTATTCCACCATCTCAATCAAATTTATTATGGTTTGATAAAATTCAACCCTCTATTCCAAAAAGAATCATCAAACTTATTGGACACAGCCCTTTATAA
- a CDS encoding MoxR family ATPase: MEADIFALNAAIKQESQFIEKMKTEINKVIVGQSDMIDGILMGLLTGGHILLEGVPGLAKTLTISSVAQSILLGFQRIQFTPDLLPTDLIGTMIFNPKSGEFAPKKGPVFTNIVLADEINRAPAKVQSALLEAMAEKQVTIGEQSYKLENPFLVLATQNPLEQEGTYPLPEAQMDRFMFKINVVYPSKGDELEILNRMGKNDKPKINAVISKEDLLRSCEKADMIYVDQKIKNYIVDLVMSSREPNKYGLSRIANLIQVGASPRATISLLRAAKAHAFLKGRGYVTSEDIKAIGYPVLRHRLILTYEAEAENIKTDDIIKDIFTQIEVPA, from the coding sequence ATGGAAGCGGATATTTTTGCATTGAATGCGGCAATCAAACAAGAAAGTCAATTTATCGAAAAGATGAAGACTGAAATAAATAAAGTGATTGTTGGCCAAAGCGACATGATTGATGGTATTTTGATGGGCTTGTTGACGGGGGGGCATATATTGCTCGAAGGTGTTCCTGGATTGGCAAAGACGTTAACCATCTCGTCAGTCGCACAATCGATTTTACTGGGATTTCAAAGAATCCAATTTACACCGGATCTTTTGCCTACAGATTTAATTGGTACTATGATTTTTAATCCTAAGTCTGGAGAATTTGCTCCCAAGAAGGGGCCTGTTTTTACAAATATCGTTCTGGCAGACGAGATCAATCGCGCTCCTGCAAAAGTTCAAAGTGCCTTGTTAGAGGCTATGGCAGAAAAGCAAGTGACCATTGGCGAGCAATCCTATAAATTGGAAAATCCATTTTTAGTTCTAGCAACGCAAAACCCTTTAGAGCAGGAGGGCACTTATCCGTTGCCCGAAGCACAAATGGACCGATTCATGTTTAAGATCAATGTGGTTTATCCATCCAAAGGAGACGAGCTTGAAATTTTAAATCGAATGGGGAAAAATGATAAGCCAAAAATAAATGCCGTTATCAGTAAGGAAGATCTTTTAAGGTCTTGTGAAAAAGCGGATATGATTTATGTAGATCAAAAAATTAAAAATTATATTGTGGATCTGGTCATGTCATCACGCGAACCAAATAAATATGGCTTGAGCCGTATTGCTAATTTAATTCAAGTTGGGGCCTCACCCAGAGCAACGATTAGTCTGTTACGAGCCGCCAAAGCCCATGCTTTCTTAAAAGGGAGAGGCTACGTGACCTCCGAAGATATCAAAGCTATAGGTTATCCAGTGCTTCGCCACCGTTTAATTCTTACCTATGAGGCGGAGGCAGAAAATATAAAAACAGATGATATCATCAAAGATATCTTTACCCAAATTGAAGTGCCTGCATGA
- a CDS encoding DUF58 domain-containing protein: protein MIPKEVLKRVRLIEIQTRKKVNNIFSGEYHTHFKGQGMTFSDFREYVPGDDVRVISWPLTARTGKTFIKTFEEERELTVILAADISGSTDFGSGQNFKGEIIIYLTALLAYAAEKNKDQVGLVLFSDHVEHFIPPKKGRGHLQRMLRDLLYLKPKHQKTKISSCSDFLQGFLKKKATIFLMSDFMDQGYDQSLRFLAKKHELVACVIQDPLENEIPDLGMIQLQDPETGEIKLVDTSSRAFQETMRKNFFLQNEARDIFLKKSQIARVNISTKGDYVQPLLEYFRRKK, encoded by the coding sequence ATGATTCCAAAGGAAGTTCTAAAAAGAGTGAGGCTTATTGAAATTCAAACCCGAAAAAAAGTAAATAATATTTTTTCGGGGGAGTATCACACTCACTTTAAGGGACAAGGAATGACCTTTTCTGACTTTAGGGAGTATGTTCCTGGAGATGATGTCAGAGTGATCTCGTGGCCGTTAACAGCACGAACCGGAAAAACGTTTATTAAAACTTTCGAAGAAGAACGTGAGTTAACAGTGATTCTGGCCGCAGATATCAGTGGTTCCACGGATTTCGGCTCAGGTCAAAATTTCAAAGGTGAAATCATTATTTATTTAACCGCTTTGTTGGCTTATGCGGCAGAAAAAAATAAGGATCAAGTGGGACTAGTTCTTTTTTCGGATCATGTTGAGCATTTTATCCCCCCCAAGAAAGGGCGGGGGCATCTGCAAAGAATGCTGAGGGATTTACTTTATCTCAAGCCAAAGCATCAAAAAACAAAAATTTCTTCTTGTTCCGATTTTTTACAAGGTTTTTTAAAGAAAAAAGCGACAATTTTTTTGATGAGCGATTTTATGGATCAGGGTTACGATCAAAGCTTAAGGTTTTTAGCAAAAAAACATGAGCTTGTTGCCTGTGTGATTCAAGACCCTTTAGAAAATGAGATTCCAGATTTAGGTATGATTCAACTACAAGACCCTGAAACGGGAGAGATTAAATTAGTCGATACCTCTTCGAGGGCTTTTCAAGAGACGATGCGTAAAAACTTTTTTTTGCAAAATGAAGCTCGCGATATTTTTCTTAAAAAATCTCAAATTGCTAGAGTCAATATTTCTACCAAAGGCGATTACGTCCAACCTTTGTTAGAGTACTTTCGAAGAAAGAAATGA